The Calditrichota bacterium genomic sequence TGGGAAAAGCCGCCGACAGAACACACAACGAAAAAGGTCACACCGCCTCGGGTGAGACCTTCTTCACAGATCAGAATTGGGAAACAAGAGCTGCAACGCCTCAGGCCTTCTCCACCCGAATTTTGTACCCTGCGATCCTGACTTCCTCAGCGCGGCAGCTGCACTCGGCTGCGCCAGGCGGTTTGGGTTTCCGGGAGGTGTTGAAGCACTGCATGATGGCCTCCTCCTCGCTGCGGGCCACGCGCAAATTCCAACATGGGGAATCCCCAAGGTAGTACACCATGTACAGCTTCAGCTCTTCCATGCATACCTCCGGCTTAGACCTTTTCGCCTGCCGCAACGCGCTTCCGGTAATCGTCGATGGCTGCTTTCAAGGCGTCCTCTGCCAGGACCGAGCAGTGCATCTTCACCTTCGGCAGGCCACCCAGTGCCTCTGCCACTGTCTTGTTCGTGATCGCCAAAGCTTCTTCCAAGGTCTTGCCCTTGACCATCTCGGTAACCATGGAGCTGGTGGCGATAGCCGCCCCACAGCCAAAGGTCTTGAACTTGGCATCCACAATACGGTTGTTCTCCACGCGGATCGTGAGTTTCATCACATCGCCGCAGGCGGGATTGCCCACAACTCCCACCCCGTTGGCGTTTTCCACCACGCCCACATTGCGCGGATGCTCGTAATGATCCATTACCTTTTCGGTATACTCGCTCGTGATGTCTGTCATGTCGCATCTCTCCTTGCCAGAGACGGGGCATCAGTGCCGATGTGGTCCCCAG encodes the following:
- the nifU gene encoding Fe-S cluster assembly scaffold protein NifU, which codes for MTDITSEYTEKVMDHYEHPRNVGVVENANGVGVVGNPACGDVMKLTIRVENNRIVDAKFKTFGCGAAIATSSMVTEMVKGKTLEEALAITNKTVAEALGGLPKVKMHCSVLAEDALKAAIDDYRKRVAAGEKV